The proteins below come from a single Vidua macroura isolate BioBank_ID:100142 chromosome 17, ASM2450914v1, whole genome shotgun sequence genomic window:
- the SRC gene encoding proto-oncogene tyrosine-protein kinase Src isoform X2 translates to MGSSKSKPKDPSQRRRSLEPAENTHHGGYPASQTPSKAAAPDAHRTPSRSFGTMAAESKLFGGFNTSDTVTSPQRAGALAGGVTTFVALYDYESRTETDLSFKKGERLQIVNNTEGDWWLAHSLTTGQTGYIPSNYVAPSDSIQAEEWYFGKITRRESERLLLNPENPRGTFLVRESETTKGAYCLSVSDFDNAKGLNVKHYKIRKLDSGGFYITSRTQFNSLQQLVAYYSKHADGLCHRLTNICPTSKPQTQGLAKDAWEIPRESLRLEVKLGQGCFGEVWMGTWNGTTRVAIKTLKPGTMSPEAFLQEAQVMKKLRHEKLVQLYAVVSEEPIYIVTEYMSKGSLLDFLKGEMGKYLRLPQLVDMAAQIASGMAYVERMNYVHRDLRAANILVGENLVCKVADFGLARLIEDNEYTARQGAKFPIKWTAPEAALYGRFTIKSDVWSFGILLTELTTKGRVPYPGMVNREVLDQVERGYRMPCPPECPESLHDLMCQCWRKDPEERPTFEYLQAFLEDYFTSTEPQYQPGENL, encoded by the exons atggggagcagcaagagcaaGCCCAAGGACCCCAGCCAGCGCCGGCGCAGCCTGGAGCCCGCTGAAAACACCCACCATGGGGGCTACCCGGCCTCGCAGACACCCAGCAAGGCGGCTGCTCCCGACGCCCACCGCACCCCCAGCCGCTCCTTCGGGACCATGGCTGCTGAATCCAAGCTCTTCGGGGGCTTCAACACCTCTGACACGGTCACCTCGCCGCAGCGTGCCGGGGCACTGGCTG GGGGAGTCACCACCTTCGTAGCCCTCTACGACTACGAGTCCCGCACCGAAACGGACTTGTCCTTCAAGAAGGGAGAGCGCCTGCAAATCGTCAACAACAC GGAAGGTGACTGGTGGCTGGCTCATTCCCTCACTACAGGACAGACGGGCTACATCCCCAGTAACTATGTCGCGCCCTCAGACTCCATCCAGGCTGAAGA GTGGTATTTTGGGAAGATCACTCGCCGGGAGTCCGAGCGGCTGCTGCTCAACCCCGAAAACCCCCGAGGGACCTTCCTGGTCCGGGAGAGCGAGACCACGAaag GTGCCTACTGCCTGTCCGTGTCCGACTTTGACAACGCCAAGGGGCTCAACGTGAAGCACTACAAGATCCGCAAGCTGGACAGTGGCGGCTTCTACATCACCTCCCGCACCCAGTTCaacagcctgcagcagctggtggcCTACTACTCCA AGCATGCTGACGGCCTGTGCCACCGTCTCACCAACATCTGCCCCACGTCCAAGCCCCAGACACAAGGCCTTGCCAAGGATGCCTGGGAAATCCCCCGGGAATCGCTGCGGCTGGAGGTcaagctgggacagggctgcttTGGAGAGGTGTGGATGG GGACCTGGAATGGCACCACCCGGGTGGCCATCAAGACACTGAAGCCTGGCACCATGTCCCCAGAGGCCTTCCTGCAGGAAGCCCAGGTCATGAAGAAGCTCCGACACGAGAAGCTGGTTCAGCTCTACGCTGTGGTGTCAGAGGAGCCCATTTACATCGTCACCGAGTACATGAGCAAGG GGAGCCTCCTGGACTTCCTGAAGGGTGAGATGGGCAAGTACCTGCGGCTGCCCCAGCTCGTGGATATGGCTGCTCAG ATCGCATCCGGCATGGCCTATGTGGAGAGGATGAACTACGTCCACCGGGACCTACGGGCAGCCAACATCCTGGTGGGGGAGAACCTGGTGTGCAAAGTGGCTGATTTTGGCTTGGCACGACTCATCGAGGACAACGAGTACACGGCTCGGCAAG GTGCAAAGTTCCCCATCAAGTGGACGGCCCCCGAAGCAGCTCTGTACGGCAGGTTTACCATCAAGTCAGACGTCTGGTCCTTTGGCATCCTCTTGACTGAGctgaccaccaagggcagagtGCCATACCCAG GGATGGTGAACCGGGAGGTGCTGGACCAGGTGGAGCGGGGATACCGCATGCCCTGCCCGCCCGAGTGCCCGGAGTCCCTGCACGACCTCATGTGCCAGTGCTGGCGGAAGGACCCGGAGGAGAGACCCACCTTTGAGTACCTGCAGGCTTTCCTGGAGGACTACTTCACCTCGACAGAGCCCCAGTACCAGCCTGGAGAGAACCTATAG
- the SRC gene encoding proto-oncogene tyrosine-protein kinase Src isoform X1, translated as MGSSKSKPKDPSQRRRSLEPAENTHHGGYPASQTPSKAAAPDAHRTPSRSFGTMAAESKLFGGFNTSDTVTSPQRAGALAGGVTTFVALYDYESRTETDLSFKKGERLQIVNNTRKVDVREGDWWLAHSLTTGQTGYIPSNYVAPSDSIQAEEWYFGKITRRESERLLLNPENPRGTFLVRESETTKGAYCLSVSDFDNAKGLNVKHYKIRKLDSGGFYITSRTQFNSLQQLVAYYSKHADGLCHRLTNICPTSKPQTQGLAKDAWEIPRESLRLEVKLGQGCFGEVWMGTWNGTTRVAIKTLKPGTMSPEAFLQEAQVMKKLRHEKLVQLYAVVSEEPIYIVTEYMSKGSLLDFLKGEMGKYLRLPQLVDMAAQIASGMAYVERMNYVHRDLRAANILVGENLVCKVADFGLARLIEDNEYTARQGAKFPIKWTAPEAALYGRFTIKSDVWSFGILLTELTTKGRVPYPGMVNREVLDQVERGYRMPCPPECPESLHDLMCQCWRKDPEERPTFEYLQAFLEDYFTSTEPQYQPGENL; from the exons atggggagcagcaagagcaaGCCCAAGGACCCCAGCCAGCGCCGGCGCAGCCTGGAGCCCGCTGAAAACACCCACCATGGGGGCTACCCGGCCTCGCAGACACCCAGCAAGGCGGCTGCTCCCGACGCCCACCGCACCCCCAGCCGCTCCTTCGGGACCATGGCTGCTGAATCCAAGCTCTTCGGGGGCTTCAACACCTCTGACACGGTCACCTCGCCGCAGCGTGCCGGGGCACTGGCTG GGGGAGTCACCACCTTCGTAGCCCTCTACGACTACGAGTCCCGCACCGAAACGGACTTGTCCTTCAAGAAGGGAGAGCGCCTGCAAATCGTCAACAACAC GAGAAAGGTGGATGTCAG GGAAGGTGACTGGTGGCTGGCTCATTCCCTCACTACAGGACAGACGGGCTACATCCCCAGTAACTATGTCGCGCCCTCAGACTCCATCCAGGCTGAAGA GTGGTATTTTGGGAAGATCACTCGCCGGGAGTCCGAGCGGCTGCTGCTCAACCCCGAAAACCCCCGAGGGACCTTCCTGGTCCGGGAGAGCGAGACCACGAaag GTGCCTACTGCCTGTCCGTGTCCGACTTTGACAACGCCAAGGGGCTCAACGTGAAGCACTACAAGATCCGCAAGCTGGACAGTGGCGGCTTCTACATCACCTCCCGCACCCAGTTCaacagcctgcagcagctggtggcCTACTACTCCA AGCATGCTGACGGCCTGTGCCACCGTCTCACCAACATCTGCCCCACGTCCAAGCCCCAGACACAAGGCCTTGCCAAGGATGCCTGGGAAATCCCCCGGGAATCGCTGCGGCTGGAGGTcaagctgggacagggctgcttTGGAGAGGTGTGGATGG GGACCTGGAATGGCACCACCCGGGTGGCCATCAAGACACTGAAGCCTGGCACCATGTCCCCAGAGGCCTTCCTGCAGGAAGCCCAGGTCATGAAGAAGCTCCGACACGAGAAGCTGGTTCAGCTCTACGCTGTGGTGTCAGAGGAGCCCATTTACATCGTCACCGAGTACATGAGCAAGG GGAGCCTCCTGGACTTCCTGAAGGGTGAGATGGGCAAGTACCTGCGGCTGCCCCAGCTCGTGGATATGGCTGCTCAG ATCGCATCCGGCATGGCCTATGTGGAGAGGATGAACTACGTCCACCGGGACCTACGGGCAGCCAACATCCTGGTGGGGGAGAACCTGGTGTGCAAAGTGGCTGATTTTGGCTTGGCACGACTCATCGAGGACAACGAGTACACGGCTCGGCAAG GTGCAAAGTTCCCCATCAAGTGGACGGCCCCCGAAGCAGCTCTGTACGGCAGGTTTACCATCAAGTCAGACGTCTGGTCCTTTGGCATCCTCTTGACTGAGctgaccaccaagggcagagtGCCATACCCAG GGATGGTGAACCGGGAGGTGCTGGACCAGGTGGAGCGGGGATACCGCATGCCCTGCCCGCCCGAGTGCCCGGAGTCCCTGCACGACCTCATGTGCCAGTGCTGGCGGAAGGACCCGGAGGAGAGACCCACCTTTGAGTACCTGCAGGCTTTCCTGGAGGACTACTTCACCTCGACAGAGCCCCAGTACCAGCCTGGAGAGAACCTATAG